The following proteins are encoded in a genomic region of Bacillota bacterium:
- the aroE gene encoding shikimate dehydrogenase has protein sequence MRIDGSTKVAGVIGYPIGHSLSPLMHNTAFRELGLDFVYVPFPVHPQDLAQAIRGMRALGIVGLNVTVPHKVAVMEYCDELTEDAQRIGAVNTIINRDGVLIGDNTDARGFVTSLGSPAYITGQEVLLLGAGGAARAIAFALLQHKPKRLTIANRSKERGIQLVKSLAPFGPVELVELGDELFIQRLASSGLIIHATSCGMYPACDESIITDATTLLPKDALVCDIVYNPLKTKLLALAEAAGCQILDGLGMLVHQGAIAFEAWTGRPAPVAHMEEVLRAHLMSRAAGEVSKESKAEE, from the coding sequence ATAGGTTATCCCATCGGCCATAGTCTCTCGCCCCTGATGCATAATACCGCGTTCCGGGAATTGGGCCTAGACTTTGTGTATGTGCCCTTCCCGGTGCATCCCCAGGACTTAGCCCAGGCCATCAGGGGGATGCGGGCCCTGGGGATTGTGGGTCTTAATGTCACCGTTCCCCATAAAGTGGCGGTGATGGAGTACTGCGACGAACTTACCGAAGATGCCCAAAGGATTGGCGCGGTGAACACGATCATCAATCGGGACGGCGTCTTGATTGGAGACAACACCGATGCCCGGGGTTTTGTCACTTCCTTAGGCAGCCCGGCATACATCACGGGCCAGGAGGTGCTTCTCCTTGGGGCCGGCGGTGCGGCCCGGGCCATTGCCTTTGCTCTGCTACAACACAAACCCAAGCGACTAACCATTGCCAATCGCTCCAAAGAACGGGGAATCCAGTTGGTGAAAAGCCTGGCTCCCTTTGGGCCCGTGGAACTGGTCGAGCTGGGGGACGAACTGTTTATCCAACGGTTGGCTTCCAGTGGATTGATTATCCATGCCACTTCCTGTGGCATGTACCCTGCGTGCGATGAGAGTATCATTACCGATGCCACCACCCTGTTGCCTAAGGATGCCTTGGTCTGTGACATCGTCTACAATCCGTTGAAGACAAAGCTTTTGGCTCTGGCGGAAGCTGCCGGTTGCCAGATCCTTGATGGGCTGGGTATGTTGGTGCACCAGGGTGCCATTGCCTTTGAGGCCTGGACCGGTCGGCCAGCCCCGGTGGCCCACATGGAAGAGGTTCTACGGGCTCACTTAATGTCTAGAGCCGCGGGCGAGGTAAGCAAAGAATCCAAGGCAGAGGAGTAG
- a CDS encoding amino acid permease produces the protein MSSSLKKTLGFGDALALGIGTMLGAGIFILSGLVASLTGPGAVYAYGIAGATMLCTALTLAELATALPAAGGPYVYVREAFFPFWGFIAGWSLWLGQSLGCAFYIIGFAQYVTYFLPWLPWKPVAFVLLVILLQIHVHGSKESTQLQSATVLILLAIILLYLARGLPAVDPNLQVPLFPYGLGAIARSAGFIVISFLGFEAISTAAEEIKNPRVVIPWATVLAVVLVTLLYMGVVYTATGLVSYRELGLSPTPIADTARLVMGPLGSKLIAFGCLLATLSSANAGLLSASRISFAMGRDGVLPGFMEKTHHQYKTPLVALYITAGIIALSLARGDIQGLTQAASFLHLYPFILVNLAILQLRTQRGYRPGFKVPLGPVFPLLGVGSCLALILQFRRQDVLLGALLLCLGFFAYLARGSRH, from the coding sequence AATAGGCACCATGCTGGGGGCCGGTATCTTCATCCTCAGTGGACTGGTGGCATCCCTCACCGGTCCCGGTGCCGTCTATGCCTATGGAATTGCAGGGGCCACCATGCTTTGCACCGCCCTTACCCTTGCAGAACTGGCCACGGCCCTACCCGCCGCCGGCGGACCCTACGTCTATGTACGGGAAGCCTTCTTCCCCTTCTGGGGGTTTATCGCCGGGTGGTCCCTATGGCTGGGGCAATCCTTGGGCTGTGCCTTTTACATCATCGGCTTTGCCCAATACGTAACCTATTTCCTCCCCTGGTTACCCTGGAAACCAGTGGCCTTCGTCCTACTTGTCATCCTGCTGCAGATCCATGTTCATGGCAGTAAAGAAAGTACTCAACTGCAAAGTGCCACGGTACTCATTCTGCTTGCCATTATCCTACTCTACCTTGCCCGGGGACTTCCCGCGGTGGATCCTAATCTACAAGTACCTCTGTTTCCCTATGGTCTTGGTGCCATCGCCCGATCCGCGGGTTTCATCGTCATCTCCTTTTTGGGGTTTGAGGCCATCAGCACTGCCGCCGAGGAGATCAAAAACCCCAGGGTGGTGATTCCTTGGGCCACCGTCCTTGCGGTGGTACTCGTTACTCTGCTTTATATGGGCGTAGTATACACCGCCACGGGTCTTGTTTCTTACCGGGAGTTAGGATTGTCCCCTACCCCCATTGCGGACACGGCTCGCTTGGTAATGGGGCCGTTGGGCAGTAAACTCATTGCCTTTGGATGCCTGTTGGCTACCCTGTCCTCCGCCAATGCCGGGCTCCTTTCCGCAAGTCGCATCAGTTTTGCCATGGGCCGGGACGGGGTATTACCGGGCTTTATGGAAAAGACTCACCATCAATACAAGACTCCCTTGGTCGCCCTCTACATCACCGCTGGAATCATCGCCCTAAGCCTTGCCCGGGGAGATATCCAGGGGCTCACCCAGGCCGCAAGCTTCCTCCATCTTTATCCCTTTATCCTGGTGAATCTAGCCATACTGCAGCTTCGTACTCAACGGGGATACCGGCCAGGATTTAAGGTACCCCTCGGGCCGGTGTTTCCTTTGTTGGGAGTCGGTTCTTGCCTGGCTTTGATCCTGCAGTTTCGCCGCCAGGACGTGCTCTTGGGGGCCCTACTCCTCTGCCTTGGATTCTTTGCTTACCTCGCCCGCGGCTCTAGACATTAA